A genome region from Manis pentadactyla isolate mManPen7 chromosome 5, mManPen7.hap1, whole genome shotgun sequence includes the following:
- the PARD6B gene encoding partitioning defective 6 homolog beta, protein MNRSHRHGAGSGCLGTMEVKSKFGAEFRRFSLERSKPGKFEEFYGLLQHVHKIPNVDVLVGYADIHGDLLPINNDDNYHKAVSTANPLLRIFIQKKEEADYSAFGTDTLTKKKNVLTNVLRPDNHRKKPHIVISMPQDFRPVSSIIDVDILPETHRRVRLYKYGTEKPLGFYIRDGSSVRVTPHGLEKVPGIFISRLVPGGLAQSTGLLAVNDEVLEVNGIEVSGKSLDQVTDMMIANSRNLIITVRPANQRNNIVRTSRTSGSSGQSTDNSLVGYLQQMEPSFEPEDEDSDEDDIIIEDNGVPQQIPKAVRNTESLESLTQIELNFESGQNGFIPSNEVILAPKASGTNTEFEMHAPDQKLLEEDGTIITL, encoded by the exons TTTGGAGCTGAGTTTCGCCGGTTTTCACTGGAAAGATCAAAACCTGGAAAATTTGAAGAATTTTATGGATTACTGCAACATGTTCATAAGATACCCAACGTTGATGTTTTAGTAGGCTATGCAGACATCCATGGAGATTTATTGCCCATAAACAACGATGATAATTACCACAAAGCTGTTTCAACAGCCAATCCACTGCTTAGGATTTTTATACAAAAAAAGG aagAAGCAGACTACAGTGCCTTTGGTACAGACACActaacaaagaagaagaatgtttTAACCAATGTGTTGCGCCCTGACAACCATAGAAAAAAGCCACATATAGTCATTAGTATGCCCCAAGACTTCAGACCTGTGTCTTCTATTATAGACGTGGATATTCTCCCAGAAACACATCGTAGGGTTCGTCTTTACAAATATGGCACTGAGAAACCCCTAGGATTCTACATCCGGGATGGCTCTAGTGTGAGGGTAACGCCACATGGCTTAGAGAAGGTCCCAGGGATCTTTATATCCAGACTTGTCCCAGGAGGTCTGGCTCAAAGCACAGGACTATTAGCTGTTAATGATGAAGTTTTAGAAGTTAATGGCATAGAAGTGTCAGGAAAGAGTCTTGATCAAGTAACAGACATGATGATTGCAAACAGCCGCAACCTCATCATAACAGTGAGACCAGCAAACCAGAGGAATAACATCGTTAGGACCAGCCGGACTTCTGGCAGCTCTGGCCAGTCTACTGATAACAGCCTGGTTGGCTATCTACAGCAGATGGAGCCCAGCTTTGAGCCAGAGGATGAAGACAGTGATGAAGATGACATTATTATTGAAGACAATGGAGTGCCACAGCAGATTCCTAAAGCTGTTCGTAATACTGAGAGCCTGGAATCACTAACACAGATAGAACTCAATTTTGAGTCTGGACAGAATGGTTTCATTCCTTCTAATGAAGTGATCTTAGCACCCAAAGCAAGTGGCACAAATACAGAATTTGAAATGCATGCTCCAGATCAGAAGCTCTTAGAAGAAGATGGAACAATCATAACACTATGA